One part of the Alistipes onderdonkii genome encodes these proteins:
- the carA gene encoding glutamine-hydrolyzing carbamoyl-phosphate synthase small subunit: protein MKPFTKKIVLENGREFYGYGFGADREAINEIVFNTSMVGYQEIMSDPSYTDQMVVMTYPLIGNYGMTDEDYETKNPTIGGMIVREYNDSPSNFRYTKTLNEVFEEYGIPAIWGVDTRTLTRIIRNEGSQKVIVTDAATPREEAMRKLAEYRLPHDMVSRVSCKKRWMSRVPNHKYDVVAVDCGIKHNIIRQLNRVGCNVTIVPYDSTVEEIMAFHPDGIVLSNGPGNPEDVTPVIGLVRQLRGKLPIFGICMGHQLISLAYGAKTVKMKFGHRGGNHPVKNLETGRIEITSQNHSYAVDIDSLAATDLRLTHVNLLDGTAEGVECARDGVFSMQYHPESASGPQDSGYLFKKFTKIMEERKNA from the coding sequence ATGAAACCATTTACGAAGAAAATTGTTCTGGAAAACGGCCGGGAGTTCTACGGTTACGGCTTCGGTGCCGACCGAGAGGCTATCAACGAGATCGTCTTCAATACCTCGATGGTGGGGTATCAGGAGATCATGTCAGACCCCTCCTACACGGATCAGATGGTCGTGATGACCTATCCGCTCATCGGAAACTACGGTATGACCGACGAGGATTACGAAACGAAGAACCCGACCATCGGCGGTATGATCGTGCGCGAGTATAACGACTCGCCGTCGAATTTCCGGTATACGAAAACCCTGAACGAGGTGTTCGAGGAGTACGGCATCCCGGCGATCTGGGGCGTAGATACCCGCACGCTGACGCGCATTATCCGCAACGAGGGCAGCCAGAAGGTCATCGTCACCGATGCCGCCACGCCCCGTGAGGAAGCGATGCGCAAGCTCGCCGAGTATCGCCTGCCGCACGATATGGTTTCACGTGTGAGCTGCAAGAAACGCTGGATGTCGCGCGTTCCCAACCACAAGTACGACGTGGTGGCCGTCGACTGCGGCATCAAGCACAATATCATCCGCCAGCTCAACCGCGTGGGCTGCAACGTGACCATCGTGCCCTACGACTCGACGGTCGAGGAGATCATGGCCTTCCATCCCGACGGCATCGTGCTGTCGAACGGCCCCGGCAACCCCGAGGATGTGACGCCGGTGATCGGGCTGGTCAGGCAACTGCGCGGCAAACTGCCGATTTTCGGCATCTGCATGGGGCACCAGCTCATATCGCTCGCCTATGGCGCCAAGACCGTGAAGATGAAGTTCGGCCACCGCGGCGGAAACCACCCCGTGAAAAACCTGGAGACGGGACGGATCGAGATCACGAGCCAGAACCACAGCTATGCCGTGGACATCGACTCGCTGGCCGCCACCGACCTCAGGCTGACGCACGTAAACCTGCTCGATGGCACGGCCGAAGGCGTGGAGTGCGCCAGGGACGGTGTCTTTTCGATGCAGTACCACCCCGAGAGTGCCTCGGGCCCGCAGGATAGCGGCTATTTGTTCAAGAAGTTTACCAAAATAATGGAGGAGCGTAAAAATGCCTAA
- a CDS encoding dihydroorotase has product MKTLYTNAVIYDGGRFAAGEFAVDGGRVVPAGGVADRVVDLGGRHVVPGLVDVHVHLREPGFSQKETIATGTAAAARGGYTTVCSMPNLNPAPDTPQTLRAQTDIIRRDAVVRVVPYGCITMGQRGCGRLVDFAALAPEVVGFSDDGRGVQSDGLMEEAMRRAAQVGKPVVAHCEVDDLLRGGYIHDGEYCRAHGHKGICSESEWRQVERDIALAEKTGCQYHVCHVSTRESVELVRRAKARGLRVSCETAPHYLLLCDEDLQEDGRFKMNPPLRSRADRDALLAGITDGTIEVIATDHAPHTAAEKSRGLAASAMGIVGLECAFPLLYKYMVLPGIITLEKLIALMAVNPRRIFGLGGGLHVGDQADFTVLDLDARYRVDPATFLSMGRATPFAGWEVQGRAAMTVVGGREVFTDEVMKTNR; this is encoded by the coding sequence ATGAAGACGCTTTATACCAATGCCGTAATTTATGACGGCGGCCGTTTTGCGGCCGGGGAGTTTGCCGTCGACGGGGGGCGTGTCGTGCCCGCCGGGGGCGTTGCCGACCGGGTCGTAGACCTCGGGGGGCGCCACGTGGTGCCGGGGCTTGTCGACGTGCATGTCCACTTGCGCGAACCGGGGTTTTCGCAGAAGGAGACCATTGCGACGGGTACGGCGGCCGCGGCCCGCGGAGGCTATACGACGGTATGTTCGATGCCGAACCTGAACCCTGCGCCCGACACTCCGCAGACGCTCCGTGCGCAGACCGACATCATCCGCCGCGATGCCGTCGTGCGCGTAGTTCCCTACGGCTGCATCACGATGGGGCAGCGCGGCTGCGGCCGGCTGGTCGATTTTGCGGCGCTGGCGCCCGAGGTCGTCGGCTTTTCGGACGATGGCCGCGGCGTGCAGTCGGACGGCCTGATGGAAGAGGCGATGCGCCGCGCTGCACAGGTGGGGAAGCCGGTCGTGGCGCACTGCGAGGTCGACGACCTGCTGCGGGGCGGCTATATCCACGACGGGGAGTACTGCCGTGCGCACGGGCATAAGGGCATCTGTTCGGAAAGCGAGTGGCGGCAGGTGGAACGCGATATCGCGCTTGCGGAAAAGACCGGCTGCCAGTACCATGTCTGCCATGTGTCGACCCGTGAGAGCGTCGAACTGGTACGCCGCGCCAAAGCCAGGGGCCTGCGCGTGAGTTGCGAGACGGCCCCGCACTACCTGCTGCTCTGCGACGAGGATCTGCAGGAGGACGGGCGCTTCAAGATGAACCCGCCGCTGCGCAGCCGCGCTGACCGCGATGCCCTGCTTGCGGGGATCACGGACGGCACGATCGAGGTGATCGCCACGGATCATGCGCCCCATACCGCCGCGGAGAAGTCGCGCGGCTTGGCCGCAAGCGCCATGGGGATCGTGGGGTTGGAGTGTGCTTTCCCGCTGTTATATAAATATATGGTGTTGCCGGGCATTATCACGCTCGAAAAGCTGATCGCGCTGATGGCTGTCAATCCCCGCCGGATATTCGGCCTGGGCGGCGGGCTGCATGTCGGCGACCAGGCCGACTTTACGGTGCTGGATCTCGATGCACGGTACAGGGTCGACCCTGCGACGTTCCTTTCGATGGGCCGGGCGACTCCGTTTGCGGGCTGGGAAGTACAGGGCCGTGCGGCGATGACCGTCGTGGGCGGCAGGGAAGTGTTTACGGACGAAGTGATGAAAACCAATAGATAA
- a CDS encoding DeoR/GlpR family DNA-binding transcription regulator: MLSIAERHKYILDKLNKYGFVRITDVANELGVTKVTIRKDVKILESKGLLYKVHGSARPANPHVADLDVHVKDNINRDAKRLIAQRAVELLDDNDSIIIASGSTIYAFAEEIKMRQWHHLNIVTPFLRLGVLLNEAENVNVVQLGGTVHKKSLSVLGEEASRSLDDCICSKLFFGVDGIDLEHGITTSTLDEAKLTRKMMKASSQNIVLADSSKFGQRGFGRICALEDIDVIITDDGIPEQMVTIVEEAGVDLFIVK, from the coding sequence AACAAGTACGGTTTCGTGCGCATCACCGACGTGGCGAACGAACTGGGGGTCACGAAGGTAACGATCCGTAAGGATGTGAAAATCCTGGAGAGCAAAGGGCTGCTTTACAAGGTGCATGGCAGCGCCCGCCCCGCCAATCCCCATGTCGCCGACCTCGACGTGCATGTCAAGGACAATATCAACCGCGATGCAAAGCGTCTCATCGCGCAGCGCGCCGTCGAGTTGTTGGACGATAACGATTCGATCATCATCGCATCGGGATCCACGATCTACGCCTTCGCCGAGGAGATCAAGATGCGCCAGTGGCACCACCTGAACATCGTCACGCCGTTCCTGCGGCTGGGTGTGCTGCTCAACGAGGCGGAGAACGTCAATGTCGTGCAGCTGGGCGGTACGGTGCATAAGAAGTCGCTTTCGGTGCTGGGCGAGGAGGCCTCGCGGTCGCTGGACGACTGCATTTGCTCGAAACTCTTTTTCGGGGTGGACGGCATCGACCTCGAACACGGCATCACCACCTCGACGCTCGACGAGGCGAAACTCACGCGCAAGATGATGAAGGCCTCGTCGCAGAATATCGTGCTGGCCGACTCGTCGAAATTCGGGCAGCGCGGTTTCGGGCGCATCTGTGCGTTGGAGGATATCGACGTGATCATCACGGACGACGGGATTCCCGAACAGATGGTTACCATCGTCGAAGAGGCGGGCGTCGACCTGTTTATCGTCAAATAA